Genomic segment of Bemisia tabaci chromosome 9, PGI_BMITA_v3:
GCCTCCGGTTTTGTTAGCATCCTCATCTGACAGATAATAGGGACACAAAACTATTGCATGTAGGCCTGTTTTCAAAGATTCCGATGAATATAGAGATTTGTCTAAGTGGGAGATACATCAAAATGATAATgctcaaaatctatttttctacattCACACTCGAAATTGTTTTAATTAATACTATAAACTTGGCAAGCAACTTACCTCTCCTTGCTTTctcttttctcactttttttgctttcattttCTGCACCTTGCGAATTTTCATGATCCCTGGCTCCATGGCCACAACATCCTCTTCATCCTTGCCTTTGTCTTTCTTCTTCCGCCAGCGTTGTTTCCCTTTTTTCAGCGGGCCCACAGTGTCTATCGCTATATTTTCTGAAAGCTGAGAAAACATAGTGGAAATTAATCTACacatcttttctttttaaactcaGGGGTTCATAGAATGAAATtacgattgaaaaaaatattttcacatgATGAAAGTACAGAGTCAtagtgatttcaaaaattgaagggacaATTTAGTGAAATTCAAAGACTTTTCAAGACAGCACAAACTCTGACAGGATGGGCAGGAAAAATTATCTGTCTTTCCTATGTTTTCCCtgaccaaaataataaaaattccctgacttccagCATTGACAATTTGCATGCAtaggatgaaaatgaaaaaatttttgCCTTTAGAAATTAAGATAATTTTTACAAGCATTAATTTCGCCACAAATGATGGATATATGTGAACCTTTTTCTTCAGCAATGAATCATTTGactaactaaaactgcaatccTTACTGAAACTTATTCCTCTAATCATTATTCGGAGAGTAACTTAGAGCATTGAATCTATAATTAGACAAAGATTTAGAATGATTGAGTGGAGAGCTCAGACTTTTTTGATTTAAGTTACAAGAATTCAAATTTCTAgtctttttcataaaattccctgTCTTTTTACTGGTTTTCCTGATCTGATGAAAGTTCCCTCTTTCCACACCTGTAGACACCCCGTCTAAGAAACTATACGATAAAAGCAAGCTTACATCATCTTGTGGTTTGTCCTGCGAATCCTCGCCATCTTCCTCCATTTCTTCATCCTCATCTTCATTTTCGGCTTCCTCATCAGAGTCAGGATCTTCTATTGTTTTCAGGGGAATAGAGTCGACACACACTTCGGCAACTTTTCTGTCGGGCTGCGATTTCATTTCCTTATCGTTCAACTCGATGATCTTGTTCAAGTCCGCACTCTCCATACCATGATAAGAATCTACATTGAATTCTGCTGCAACTTCGTTCACGATCTTTGCACTAAGGTGGATTTCCGAAGGGTCCTTTTCTGGAGGGACGGTGAAATACCTGAGACAGATAGAGCAAAGTTTCTGAGACTGGTGAGACTGATTTTGAATTCGCCACTTGTTCTCAGGTTCATAATTGAGATCTAATAGTTGCGAGGCCATTGAAATGTGGGGCCTGAATCTCCTGTCTACAGAGGTGCTAATCAAACCGGAATGTTCCAGTGGAATCTCAACCAGAACTAGGACCTGAGCCATGGCTTCGACAAAACCAGAAACAAAATTACAGCACGGCCTGGACTTGGATTCCAAATAGGTTCTGCATGATGCAAACTGTATCAGCTGATggttaactttttattttttttaaaaaaaaatataatcataataatttcctcaaaaacattttaccTTTGAAATCCGAGAGtcctaatttttaaaacaaaaatcgttTATTAAGACTTCTTTGCTCAATTTTAACTAAATTAAACTCTTAGCTCAAAAAGTTATCAAATAAATTGTGTaattcttgtaaaatttcagagtttttaaagaatgaccccaaaaaaataatatagtttACTTTTGAGTTTATTAAACGAGCGTACAATTCTATAGAgccgaaatgaaatttttaaattttattaaatatttcagcttttcttagaaaaaaaattaatatgcttCTAAAACTttatcaaaccaaaaaaaaaaaatgatccttCAAACCAAAATGGAGCCAACTCTTTAACCCAAACTATGACCTTACTGGAGCAAGAACCATGAACCTTTCCCACCAATGACCTGAAAATTTTCTACCATGGCAAACGAACCAAAAATGCAATGATTATAACTGTTATAGAttacaaaaaaggaaatttttaaacaaaaagtcATCCTTCTAACTTAAAGATGAATGAATAATGAATACCTGATCTTTCCTCTGTGCCAGTCATGCATCAAAGTTCTTGCCGCACCCTCCAAGTCTGGGATACCACAGACTCGAACCTTTTTCAGTCTCTGAGCGAGCCTTAAGAAGAATTCTCCAGGTGTCTTGTAATCCGGTATATCATACAATTCTTTCATCTGCTGCTTTGACGCCCTCTGCAATATTGCTGTCGCAGCAGGAAACACGTCTGACGAGGTGAGGTTAGGAATGTCAAAAGCTCCTTTCAAAGCAACTATACCTTTGTCTTCATTCCTCGCAAAAACAACACCAGGACTATCTAGAAGCTTGATATTTTTATCCAATTGAATGACTTGCAGTGTGCGCGTGATTCCTGGTTTCTTGCCGACCTGGCAAACTTGCTGTCGTTTCAAACTGTTGATTAAGCTACTTTTACCCACATTTGGAAGACCAACAACTCCGACGACGATGGACGTTTTGATATCTTTGTTACGGCAGTAGTTCGCTAAGAGCGTCATCAGAAGTTCCGCTCCAACACAACTTGAGACGTTCAGCGAGAGTTCCATTTTATCGTTTTTCACTAACTTACGTTGGCCTAGTTTCGATTGTTGTTGCTGGGTGCTCGCTTTAAATGCTACAGTTGGCCGTGATTTCCGAAGAAATACTAACCATTTCTCCAAAGATTCTCGAGGAACTAAATCTGAAAATAAGCAAGAAGCGCAGTTAATACTAAATATTCAAGAATGATTCCATCATACATCTAACGTAGTtttgaaatataaaataaaatgagccTCAGCTCAAAATATTACTTAAACTTTGAACGACCAGCTGTTTCTTCAAACGATGATTCAACCCAGAAAATATTGCAGCCTGTATAGGGTGACAAGTTTTGTTTGGATTCAAAATACCCAAAGTTTTAGGATATTTgagtacaaaattttctgactttctaATGTTTCCTTCTTTGTTTGaatgatttctcataaaaattcttttcacgaaaaatttgaaacaagaagtctcttgaaattgaaaaaaatgcaatgttTTGGCTGGGAGAGACAATATTAAGACTTGGCGGCTAAATTTCCTGATGTTTCAGGGTTTGTCAAAATTCCCAAACATTTCCAGGttaaacctgacttttcaagaacttgtcagCATGTGTCTAGCCCTGTGAGTTGTCATTACAATGATCTACAGAAATAGGGACCAGGAGTGCAAAAAGTTCTTTGCCCTCTTTTGAGACACTTTACATATTGCTTTCCATATGAGACTATTGTAGCTATGGGAAGTTTGCAGTGGataaaaatgtagtttttaagAAAACATGTTTATAATTTACCCGACCatgttcaaaattcaaaacttttagaTTAAAATATAACTCTACGCCCAATATTGTCACAAAAACAAACTGAACTACTCCCAAGTTACTCTTTCAAGAGCGGAGGGCATTCTCAAAACCTGTCGTCCACCTTTTTAAcccaacttcaaaaaaattgaggcgttgggtgcggAGAGGGCATTTCTTAGTTGCAGTGTATCAAAATCTTCACTGctaataatttatattttagaaaagAAACTATGTAATGAATTTTCTGAACTTTTAGGTTTGGCATTGCAAaatcacgaagaaaattcaaatgttaaaaAGAACTTTCAAACAGTCAGCAGAAagtctgagacaccgcaaccaagagaCGCCCTTTTTGCATCCAGCACTTCAAAGAGACCTCCTAAGGGACTTGGCTCTCGGGACTGAGGTTACTTATCCTGCAGACTGTCACAATTATAGCAAGTGTAAGATTCTTACCCAGTTTGAATGTATGCTTGAGGTCAAAGATAAAGGAAGAATTATTTCACAAtatatcattttaaaaagacGTATTCATCGGACAACTTCATCCAGTAAACTTTAAAACATTATAAGGGTAAGAATGCACATATTTTTAAGCCTGCTCAAGGTCAAACATTGGTAGATGATCTACATCAATCAGTCATGTATGTCTGAGGTGAGTCAATAAGTCTGAGGCAAATATGTAGACAAATGGTCCCAAAGAGCTTACCAGCCTTGTTCAAAATGTACACCAGTCGTTTTCCAGGGGAGGCGTCTACGGACTTTTCTACTAGAACACTTCTTGTGCCTAGAGGATCTCGAGCATCCAGGACATGCAAAATGACATCTGCAGCTTCTATCACCTGAAAGATACCAAAAATATTCCCATTAAATTTGCTTCCAGTCTTTGAAAGTTCGAAAATTGAACATGTTATCTTGAATACCTGACTCAAAGAAAGACAGGCTTGACAGTTGCTcacttgagaaaattttaaatggaaaaatattcagggaGGAAAGATTTCAATTCTCGAAAGAGAAGAAAAGCCAAACCTTGCTGGTCCATAACGTTACatgcctaattttttaaaaaatgatttcgaCTCTGTCAATTCAGGCCAAACTAATTGCATATTACAGGATAAAAATTGGGACTTAAAAAGTAAGTCTccagttttaatttatttcttgtGAAATGAAAGAGGGGATTTTTATGAGCGCTTACCTGTTTTTTACGGCAACAGTAGCCATACCGGTGGAAacaaaaactaaataaaatcgTTCACTTAGGTAGTGGGTTTGTAGGAAGTTTCAGGGATACAGAGACCTCCAGAGTGCCAACCATTTACCAATATCCAACTTTTTGGTCTTGCGACATATTTCTAATTTGCCTCATAGCTAAACGTCCGATTTTACATCAAAATTCCTGAGATCTATGTAAAATGagcgatttttttctccttttttgaaaaactaagaagaggatgaaaaaaaaacacctgtTCTGAAACTTGCCTCAAAACCCAAGATTTGCCAAACATTTGCTTGATCCTAGGATTACAAGATCAGGCATTTTTGGCAcccatggaaaattttaaattagcgGTATTGTTTGATAGATATCAAAATGCAATTCCAAAGTATGTGTACTTCATTCCTTggagaagagaaaaattataGCATGCCTTGAAATTATTAAGGTTTCCATTCACCATTGTGAAGATTCTTTTCTAAAAGTGTCAAGCCatgaagttgattttttttctctctaaaaaatttaGCTTAAGCTTAAAAACAATGCAATTGTCGATTGGTCATCTTGAGATTTAGCTAtggaattaataataaaaaaaaaagacctaCCTTCTTGAATTCTCTGTACAATGAACGATGAGTATTTCTTTGTgaatacttggttttttcatcCTTGAAATCTGAATTTTCCTCTGGTTTATCAAAAATACTGTGAATCTTTTGCCttctttccacatctttcatcattttttcgagAGATGGGCCTGGAGCATCAACTTGCATTGTGTCCAACCGTTTACTTTCACGTACTTTGACCATTTCCTCAAACgctttctttttctcctcttttcggCTTTCATTGTAGGCATCCACATCTTTCAAAAATCCCTCTTTCAGAGGGCAGTTCGGAATTTGAATAATCTTTGGTCTTGGCCCTGGAAGAAACAACAAACCAACATTAATTAAAGTACATGAGAAGGCTTTATCATTTAAGTGTAGGGTCACCTTAGCATACTCTGGGTTTTTCAGGACAGCTTTTTGCACACCTCCTTGAAGGGTCATCTAAACTCTGGTTTGTTTTGAGTGCAATATGTGTCACCTTTACAAGGTAGGAGCCTagtcaagaccaatccacacaggtcagtcattcccgaggacgagtTTAAGAACTCTACTgggcagtgacgtagtattgagtgcctgcaatgtattccttatgggagcacccattgtgacatAGCATTGAGTGCTGcaagttagggccgggcgggggagtagatttcaaaaaagctgcgcaatgactgacctgtgtggattggtcttgagcCTAGTCCAACTTTGGGGTGACAAAGACGATTGCCAGCCTCTATGCCTCAGCCAGTCAGCTCCGCTGAGTACTGctctactgtgctaaggaagaatgccatatgaacattcgagagttgccaaatttcccttgataaagtgttcatttttgagggaagttatgaatatttttcctcaaaattttcagacgtttttgataaaattgttagagaaaattgaagaaaaatttaaacgattttcctagtaaatcaggtttttattgaaggaaatatggcagcgtctgaaggttcatatggcgttcttccttagcacggcagtactattcatttatgaaaattcGGACCTATTTACTTTGATCCTAATCCCtatctttcaaaaacaccttAATTAATTGTTGATAATGTAAAAAGGTAGGATAAAAGTAAAAATCAGaactgtttgaaaaaattattgttttctttcaattatcCATCTCATCTCTTAAACAGAAAATCAAAAGTTGATGAACACCTTAAATCTATGTGATGCCCCCTAGCCATCTTgttactttttcttgtaaacttcTGTTGATGGGCTTGATGCCCATGAATTTGTAAATGAAtagataaacaaaaaaataaattaaggtatactttttggtgcttttttggccaatttcttctcctttttctttttcttagcAACCCTCTTTAGCATGGCATAGCGAGTAGTCgcggttttcttcttctttttgcccttttctgaaacaaaatgaaaacaagtaagTAATGGTAAGTAATttaggaaggaaaaaataaacatgagaAAAGGATAATAAATGAATCTGGAGGGGAGCTACttgaaagaaaagaggaaaatagtaagcagtgttcgaaactcacatttgagtttcaggagccatgtggcgcatcaagcccaatttttaggcgccattgaagattttttaggggccaaattgactttttgcctatatattacagcgcatttagtgaaaagttagatgcaagatgttttcgtaacaggaCTAAGTAGTAAGTATAGCTGTAACTCAGGGAAGACAAAatcactaagaatgaaatcgtgaagaaaagATAGGTCTCaagttcgattcccggccaagtgacccgagtttgatggtctcaaacactagttgcctgggactggttggtAGGGACGAAGGGAGAACTAAAGcacaggattagcccttgtgagttatttgaagtagtaaaaaaaaaaaaaaaaaaaaaaaaaaaaaaaaaaaaaaaaaaaaaagcagctGTTCTATTCTTACAAAGGTTTGTTTTTAAGGTTAATATGAATAATACAGCTGCCTTCAGACAAATTGGCAGTTGTCTAAATTTTATGCGGCTATCATGTGCAATTGACCACTTCAGGTATCAGTGCACAAAAATCACGTCCCCCCTTCTACTATGCATATTAGGAGAGCCCCCATATCTATCAGATCTTGGTCGCTACTGAACAACCGCGACGTAACCGCCTATGAGTTAAATGTAAACTCATTTGACAAAAGTACAAGAAAATGAAGGGTGTGACCTCATATCACTTCTCTGCTGTCAATTTTAGCTAACTGTAGGTGATAATACTATTCATTACTCCACAGGCTCTAATATGATAAAACAAAGGTAATTGAAGTAGAAACTGGTGCATGATTAAGAACTGCGTCAGTTCAGTGGCCCGATTACTGAAACTACGTCGATACAATACGGAGAGACTTAGCCCTCTCTTTactatgcaatatatcgcaattcgatgttgtatcgggctgctttaagctttcaataatcagcccgcaggcatGTTCCACTTCCGGTTTCCTTCAGTAATGGGCAAAATGTAATCGTCTTAATGGATTAGCTAGCAGATGTCGGCGGATGGATCCGGTTGATTAAAATAACCgataccttcaaaattttaggaatttggAATCTGCTGGTGGTACCTTCAGCACATTCTGCGCTGACAAATAAACAGTGAATATTATACTTACTGGCAATATTCCTCATAGACACCATGGTCGGGGGTTGTCACTGAAatataagaaaattaaaaaaatttcactaggTAAGAgacgaaaaaacgtaaattGTTAAAAAGAATCTTAATCATGTGTTAGTCACGTTGAAATAAAACACGTTGATTTGGATTTGTCAAATTGAAGAGGTTAGGAATTAGGATAGGATTAGTTCAGTTCTCTGTTGTAAGAGAGCGTTTGGAACGAACAAAAACAGTACATATTATTgtcaaatattgcaaaaaattatttagcaattaaaatataaaactaatatataatttattttaacactTAGAAATAGGTACAGTTTAATAGtagaattttccaattttttaaatcgcGCATTGTTTGGTAATAAATTAATACaaagttaattttcaaaaaaacaaaaaacacctCTTTATGCAAGCGATGGCAACTCAgccttgttttaaaaaattcaaccagAGAGCGATACTGTTCCCGGAAATTTCATCCCTTTTCAGTGTTTTGCTGGGCACAAATTCAGAGTTCTTATCATGTCAGAAACTGTCTTCAAAATGGCAGTGTGTTCGCAGATGTttttatttctgtttaaatcaAAGTATCGACGGAAATATGAATTTTACTCCATTTTAAGTGTCATTGTGATATTCCAATTTTTAGTTGTTTCAATTAAGTGTTTATCTAATAAGTGTGACGATGTTCATTGTGTCAATGGTGAATGCATCAATGGCACTTGTGTTTGTTTGGATGGCTGGCAAGGATCTGCCTGTCACTCTTGTGCGGGCAAAATTAGGTTTGTTTCTTATCCTTTCTTTAAATTACCGCCTATACCTTCAGCCTTATTTGGCTGTTCACACTTTCCGCCTATCCAACACTGTCCAAACGGTACATTTCACTGTCATCGTGAAAGTAGGGCAGTTTCAATCCAGAGCCTTGGTTGATTATCGGCTCTTGTATCTTGACATATTCAGTAAAAGATCATATCACCATGCTGCAAGAACTCTCTTATTACAGTGTTGGCATTTTCCTTACGGGTAGTCATCACTTTACCTGCACGTTAGCAAGAACAACGGAAACTTCTTGTATTGATCTTGCTAATCCTCCTCAGGTGGTTCTGTCGAGGAGTTAGGTTGTGGTGTAATAGGTACTGTAGATCTTACGTGGATCAGCCGTAGTATTCAAGTTCTCTCCAAAAATTTGTCGGTAGAACATCAAGTCCTCACAATGTAAGCTTCTCCAGTCTCCAATTTTCACACAGCTGAGATGTACATACTTGTAGTAATGGATGGTGATTTTGAGCCACAAAGTTTTGTGCATTATTTAAGTATGGTTTTATAGAAATATCCCTATGTTCCCACAATGGTCACACTTGCATGCTTAACATATGACACAACTAGTAtacaaattttttacatggatgTTACAAAGATACCTAATCCAGGGATGTAGAAATTAGATTGCCTTCCCATCACAAAACCCTTTTCTCCCCTAAAATCTCTTGCTGATTTTCTCTCGGTCCGAACATGTCCTCTTGACTAGAAAGATTGCAATTTTCGCACCATTATCATGAAGTTTGAGTTTTACACCATCCTCTACTATTTTATCCTGACCACGATGCCAAGACATTGAAAAGTGTTGGTAATGTTTTAATAAATATAAGTTTTACCCCAAAATATTTATCTTACGAAGCACTTGGCTACCATGCTGTCAGTTCTCATTCCAAGCAAGTTACCAGCTTAAATATTCTTCTACCAATCTCTAACTGTAAGTAACCCAACTGTTCATTGAATTGCGTTACAGTTTTTTGTCAAGACAGCTCCATTGCCTATTCTAGATTAAAGAGTAATGGACCTTCAAGAATCAACGGctgattgaacttttttttagaataccTACAGGAAATCCATTTCTCTTTCTTCCATTTGATCCCATCAACTGTaacattttataaattttctgtTTTAGGGTATCAGGCCCGTCAGGGACAATCTATGATGGTCCCGGAAACTATTCAGTTGATGTCAAATGCAGTTGGTTGATCGATGCTGGTGGGATGGCAAATTCAACCATTCGATTGCATATTGAAGAGTTTGCCACAGAATGTGGGTGGGACCATTTGTATATATTCGATGGAGACAGTGTCCATTCTCCTCTATTAGCTGTCTATAGGTAAGTAATTTATGATCTATACTTTCCAACCAATCTTGTATATGATTCCTCTCATGTAGCAAGTAACTTGAtcacttcaaaatttgctgCATAAATAAATTGAACTTTGATGCCTAGATTACAAAGTAAGCCCTTTGATAGAAAATGCGGAAAATGATTGATCCTTGATTTTCCTCTCGTTTTATGTACATTCTAATCTAAAATCTTCAGAGATCTGCCAGCcagttcctgaaattttgcatttgtCCCTTGCATTAGCGAGGATTATAATGAAACAGAGGTGCAGAAAATACCCGATCTTACAACCTGCAAATCGGGGTAAGTAGGAGGCTAATCTTGAGGGGTGAAGTCAAGTAAATTAATTGAATAGATCAGTGGCTCCTACTTCTTTCATTCATATCCTTTAAGTACTGAGTGAGTTGAGCCCTCCTATTAATTTTTGGATgcataatgatgggaaaaatcccTTTTGAAGTTGTCTAAATCTGTACACTgttgaaatgatatttttggtgGTTTATTATGAAGCATGAAAGGGATTTCATATTCGTCCAAAATCTTACGCAGTGCATCTCTACTTAACATAGTCCAGATGTGTCCAGGGATACCTAAGTATCAGCTTCATGAGGCAAGGTTGTAACTGTGCAAATTTCTCCCATTTTGTCCTCAGCATTTTTATCCCTGATTCTAAACCGAATCTGTTCATGTATTTTCAGTGGTCTGATGTATCAAGGTGACTACTCCATTAGAAGAATTCCTGAAGTTGTCACCCATTCAGGATACGCTCTAATACATTTTTACAGTGATGTTGCGTACAACATGACTGGCTTCAATATTACTTATAGGTGAGGATTTTAGATTATTAACCGGCTGAAAGTCTTtcttttttgctcaaattttcatgtcattaCTGACTCCAGATTAGGTTTGAAAGAGCACATGCACATTaagtcgctttcacagcgccGAGCACAAGTAGAGAGCacttgtaattttgtttttcttctcttttctctctctcttttctgtACCATTTACATCAGTCCTATTTTGAAAGTTATATTTGaattgcactttgcaaaaagaaactaaaagcgttccaatgtcgctaagattgtgaaaCTTGTTTACCTTGCAAGTATGAATTGATCATCTAGACAAGGTTTATCTTAACTCCTAAAAAAGCAtaaattcaagaagaaaattacctttgtaaatttaattttttgcatggtttcagtaattttattgcatagAATGTAAGTTGTACAAATCGTACGAAACTAAAAGcgttccaatgtcgctaagattgtgaaacttgtttaccttgcaaatatgatTTGATCATCTAGGCAAGGTTTATCTTAACTCCTAAAAAAGCAtaaattcaagaagaaaattacctttgtaaatttaattttttgcatggtttcagtaattttattgcatagAATGTAAGTTGTACAATcgtagcaacattgaaatgctcttggttccttttttgcaaaattctatCCATTTTGTTGTATGTAGTGTAAAATCCTCTTGTAAATGGGGGCTTACCCTTGCATATTACGTAACTAATTAAAATATTGATAGTGAAACTACtggaccatgtatctcgtttgcgatgcttaaaaatctccactttcATTTTATTCCTGTGAAAGAGAATACATTAAtctcattccttgaagtttccacagagttttctttgcacagaaaagaaaaatcacggaagttttcaagaatggaTGTTGATTGAAATGAAGTGTGAcagggaagtctgcaacatcgcaaaccgagatacgtgatctggtagtttcactgtcgatccTCACCAGTAACTACTTGCAAGCCAAAAATGTGGGGTCACCACTTttgaaagaggaaggaaattTGTTAAAAGCTGTTTGGCACAAAGGAACGTTTCTCGATTGCATTGTCTCAGGATTTCttacttatattttattttttctcagcaGGAGGTCTGTCTCatgaattttactgaaatttctaGTGATTTTGCTTTACAGTTTTAAGGAAAGGCACAACTTTTTTCAGACAAACTTGCAGGACGGCTCCTTTATAGAACATAAAATGTTGgtagaaatactgaaacaggGCAGACAAAATACATGCCTTCATGCGGGTGACGAGGGAATGTGAAAAGCTACCAGATGGGCCCAAGAAAATGTGGGAGGCTGGAACTTTCTGCACCTGTGTATAATATTTGAGGCATCTTGAAGTCAAGAGAGCAAAGTCCATTTTTTCGATGAGCCCTGGATTTCGTAAGAAGACTAGCATTGTGGGGCTCATCAGCAAAATGGACTTTGCTTCATTTGCTTCAAAACACCTCTATTGACCGACagctccatttgaaaaaaattacttcccTGACAGCTCTTTTCCTGTGCAATAAGGTCTTTCTTCCTGTGAAGAGCCActtttcgacggtgtaagtcggcaatcacataattcggtttgcaacgttgcagatttcctgtcatactttatgtttcaaacggaaaaattttttaacggcaattctttaaaactgccatgatttttcttctctgtgcgaagaaaattctgcaaaaacttcatggaatgacgtcaatttgttctcctttaaaaaattaacgtagaggcggagattttcagacaccgcaaacgagttatgtgattgccgacttacaccgtcgatttgcaatATTCACAAGAAAAGAGTCTAAATTAATCAACAGAGAGTTGTGTGCAACTTCATCAGACCAAATGAGGGGgtcggaggacaaggcacataagtgcagtttttggaaaaaacgagatattatttatttcaagtgaaactagtctaaattcatattctgtgaaaaattgtctcccgatttccaattttttagcattacaaagtcagtttgaactcaTTTGGCCACAAGGAgccatgtaattttgaatttcaaacgcctatttctcaaaatagcaaaaactgcttttatgtaccttctcctccaagcccctcaagtTAGATGATATTAatcagattaatttttttttccagtttaaattCTTGTCCTAGTCGTATCTCACATGTTAATTGTTCGGGAAATGGTGTCTGCATTGACGGTACGTGCACTTGCGACGCGATGTTTACCGGTGAGGCGTGCGACGTCCCAATTTGTCCCAATAACTGCAGCTACAGCAACGGAGAATGCAGACGAGAGCAGCACCAATGCGTCTGTAATCCTAAATACAAAGGTAACTTAGAGTTTTTACTTGTTCCTTGAGATGGCAATCTTGGAAAATGTAATACAGACATAAAACAGGACGTAACACTGGATGGacgagaatttttcaaaaaatttgacagttgATTTGCGTATATTATTCACTCAGGGATAGtgaatttgatttttgtttgcATTTAAATCGCAATGAAAATTTGCGCCATGTTTGTGTCTTCATTTTTTGAACCATCTGGTGAAACATCGAGCGACCTACAACATCATTTCAATATAGTAATGGCTGTGAAATAATTGATACAAAAAATTGACGCTGCCATTCATGTTACAGTAC
This window contains:
- the Ns1 gene encoding guanine nucleotide-binding protein-like 3 homolog, coding for MVSMRNIAKKGKKKKKTATTRYAMLKRVAKKKKKEKKLAKKAPKRPRPKIIQIPNCPLKEGFLKDVDAYNESRKEEKKKAFEEMVKVRESKRLDTMQVDAPGPSLEKMMKDVERRQKIHSIFDKPEENSDFKDEKTKYSQRNTHRSLYREFKKVIEAADVILHVLDARDPLGTRSVLVEKSVDASPGKRLVYILNKADLVPRESLEKWLVFLRKSRPTVAFKASTQQQQSKLGQRKLVKNDKMELSLNVSSCVGAELLMTLLANYCRNKDIKTSIVVGVVGLPNVGKSSLINSLKRQQVCQVGKKPGITRTLQVIQLDKNIKLLDSPGVVFARNEDKGIVALKGAFDIPNLTSSDVFPAATAILQRASKQQMKELYDIPDYKTPGEFFLRLAQRLKKVRVCGIPDLEGAARTLMHDWHRGKIRYFTVPPEKDPSEIHLSAKIVNEVAAEFNVDSYHGMESADLNKIIELNDKEMKSQPDRKVAEVCVDSIPLKTIEDPDSDEEAENEDEDEEMEEDGEDSQDKPQDDLSENIAIDTVGPLKKGKQRWRKKKDKGKDEEDVVAMEPGIMKIRKVQKMKAKKVRKEKARRDRAAMDVADNLEKLQVKMKGNDDDNYNFELDFFKHTDEQVHNLIT